gtgaatatttatctcaagagtttggtgatcatttgaaagattgtggaatactttcgcaattgactccaccagggacaccacagttgaatgggatttccgaaagaaggaaccgaactctattagatatggttcggtccatgatgagtcttgctaaccttcctgcttcattttggggatttgcgcttgacacagcggcattcacactcaacagagctccgtccaaagcagtagaaaagacgccatatgagatgtggactggaaaagttccaaaattgtcttttctaaggacatggggttgtgaagtttatgtaaaacgtttactttctgataagctttcacccaagtccgataagtgtctttttgtgggttacccaaaatagactaagggatactacttctacaaccaaagcgaaaacaaagtgtttgttgctcgcgatggtgtctttctggaaaaggagtttatttccagaaaaacaagtgggagtaatgtatatctcgaatttcttcgagatgagcaacaaatggatgaggttcacacctcgtcagagacgacccagcatgaaaatgctcaggaggcggtgcattccattcatgcgccttctaccgtcccacttggagataatccatgcgaagtccctcaacctaatgaggtggaaacttctgctgttgttccccaacgtaggtctagtaggaccgtcattccggcaaagagatatattgatttccttttgactgaaagttctgaaatagagattttagaacatgaggaacctactagctacacaaatgctttgatgagtcaagactccgagaaatggcttgaagccatgagatccgaaatggattcgatgtttgaaaatcaagtacgggacttggttgctttgcctgatggggttaaacccataggttgcaaatggattttcaaactaaaaaggacaaagatggaaacattgatgtctttaaggcaagactagtggcaaaaggttttagacaaattcatggtattgactatgatgaaaccttctcaccagtagccatgctgaaatccatcaggataattcttgcgattgctgcctttcatgactatgagatctggcagatggacgtcaaaaccgctttcttgaatgggttcttgaaagaggatgtgtacatgacacaaccacaaggttttgaagatccaaacagtccaagaaaagtttgcaagcttaagaagtccatttatgggcttaagcaagcatcccggagttggaacctcagatttgatgaggcagtcaaatcttttggcttcctcagaaatgaagaggaatcttgtatatacaagaagttgagtgggagtagtatttccttcctagtcttgtatgtggatgacatacttctcatagaaaacgacaagaccatgcttaagtcagtcaaggaatggcttaaaagttgtttttccatgaaagacctaggagaagctgagtacatcttgggaataaggatccatagagatagatccaaaaggctgattggacttagccaagagacttatattgataaggttcttgcaaggttcaagctggaaaactccaaaagaggtttcattcccatgcaacatggcatttcacttggcaagactcagtgtccttcgacacctgatgaggtcaagcgcatgagtaatgtCCCTTATGCTtctgcagtagggtccattatgtatgccatggtatgcactcgaccggatgttgcatatgctttgagtatgtgcagcagataccagtcaaacccaggagaggcgcactggatggcagcaaaaaatatccttaagtacttaagaaggactaaggataATTTCTTGGTCTAcggtggagataatgagttggttgccactggatacaccgatgcaagcttccaaagtgacaaagatgatttccgatcacaatctggtttcatattttgtctcaatggaggggctgtgagctggaagagttctaagcagagtaccatcgcagattctacaacagaggctgagtatattgcagcaagtgatgcagcaaaagaagctgtttggatcaaaaagttcattagtgaacttggtgtagttcctagcattgaaaatggcattgagttgtattgtgacaacaatggtgccatttctcagtccaaggaacccagatcgcaccaaaaatccaaacatgtgctaaggagattccatcttattcgagagatcgttgaaagaggggatgtgaaagtaagcaaggttcatactgaggataacgtggctgatcctttgactaaaccgcttgctcaacctaagcatgagagtcatactaggtctatggggcttaggcatatgggagaatggctttaggTTGTTTACTTcatgtttacaattgtaaagacatttattatgctttgaatgtttatcaataaaaattcattcttatttaattgtttggtttagtattaaataaaatgtccaaataacttgtgttttcaaataggattatcgaaaacgttttgataatggaaccctataaagtgaactgaaatcacaacttattaagtccctagtctaaatcactaaattggacataagtgatttatgtgaagactagcatgtaattaattgatagcgcattccatgggctatggagacatagaGATGTCTAATTAATCATGTGGATGCATAGTTGATACATTgagacttgacctaactagattctaaaagtagaatcaaacttctatatttagtggattccttagacatgagtatgtcttaataaccatgagacaattagtttaaccttgacgttgttaaacgccgcgccgtaaaaggaggttataaaggcagtgaccaggtgggctaagaattgagtgggagttatggtcatacaagagtgaataagtcctcctatttgataggaatggtgtctgggcctcttgatgagcgagaactgaaaaattgcatggccatgcggaatgagattaaaatgttaatctttatttgaacaaGTTCGAACTCAGCAATCAAgaaacaagaatttgagaataacatcgtgttatcaaattttggcattaagagacttaaggaatttagcattgcgttcttgtcttcggacaagtgggagattgaaggaattatgtccttagacatttccggcaattactaaatataaataggaattaattatgaagataataagttaattattttagtaatcatatttgcttgctagagaataaatgtgattagtaggacaatattgattggacctacaactaaaatatattaatcctataaggtcacacatataagcattaattggaatgggcccaaaaggcccgatggcaaccggtctgttaagggaagaatgttgggctttagttttgtgttaacctaaaactctcacattctaatagttataatgtcagggatttaggaATCACGTTCAATCAAAAAATATCTGA
This genomic stretch from Spinacia oleracea cultivar Varoflay chromosome 3, BTI_SOV_V1, whole genome shotgun sequence harbors:
- the LOC130469991 gene encoding secreted RxLR effector protein 161-like codes for the protein MSNVPYASAVGSIMYAMVCTRPDVAYALSMCSRYQSNPGEAHWMAAKNILKYLRRTKDNFLVYGGDNELVATGYTDASFQSDKDDFRSQSGFIFCLNGGAVSWKSSKQSTIADSTTEAEYIAASDAAKEAVWIKKFISELGVVPSIENGIELYCDNNGAISQSKEPRSHQKSKHVLRRFHLIREIVERGDVKVSKVHFDDKGHFNYAIQNVDH